The following are encoded together in the Microbacterium hatanonis genome:
- a CDS encoding LLM class flavin-dependent oxidoreductase yields the protein MTKLQHFGWFLARGFGPHGWGHPYLDWNYRWTNPDLYQESARALEQAGFDLVIIEDAPSLGSADTIDLRVRHAFGGPKLDPLLLAPYLFAATRHLGIAPTVNPAAYLPYTAARQFATLQHLSGHRLGLNVVTDTGSARHFGTAAQLGHDAAYDRAEEWLAGIRDLWRSWDDGALLEDTATGRYADGTRLRTVRHRGEHFGFDGPLNAVPFTDGEPSIVSPGGSGRGLGFAGANSDVQLALAPLDEASITAYRGRIHDAARAAGRSPDDIKVLFAIQPVIVSSPEEADRLVAASAHPDEAALTLIAQRQSSDLETDLTALDLDKPLDVGIFGDHVSQGSIRRLIGGHDASAPLRQVLAAHARLGRLSDGSGFVGTAAELADRIEELGTWGNDGVLLWGDLHPVTVHRMLDELVPILRRRGILRSEYTGGGLASNLAAF from the coding sequence GTGACGAAGCTGCAGCACTTCGGATGGTTCCTCGCGCGGGGCTTCGGCCCGCACGGGTGGGGCCATCCCTACCTCGACTGGAACTACCGGTGGACGAACCCCGACCTCTACCAGGAGTCGGCGCGCGCACTCGAGCAGGCCGGATTCGATCTCGTCATCATCGAGGACGCTCCGTCGCTCGGAAGCGCCGACACGATCGACCTCCGCGTCCGTCACGCCTTCGGCGGACCCAAGCTCGACCCCCTGCTGCTCGCGCCGTACCTGTTCGCCGCCACTCGGCATCTCGGTATCGCGCCGACGGTGAACCCGGCGGCCTACCTGCCGTATACGGCAGCCCGCCAGTTCGCGACGCTGCAGCACCTCAGCGGTCACCGCCTCGGTCTGAACGTCGTCACCGACACCGGTAGCGCACGTCATTTCGGCACCGCTGCCCAGCTCGGCCACGACGCCGCCTACGACCGCGCCGAGGAGTGGCTCGCCGGCATCCGCGATCTCTGGCGCAGCTGGGACGACGGCGCTCTCCTCGAGGACACCGCGACCGGTCGGTACGCAGACGGCACGCGGCTGCGCACCGTGCGGCACCGTGGAGAGCACTTCGGTTTCGACGGACCGCTCAACGCCGTGCCCTTCACCGACGGCGAACCCTCGATCGTCTCCCCCGGCGGCTCCGGCCGCGGTCTGGGCTTCGCCGGAGCAAACTCCGACGTGCAGCTCGCGCTGGCTCCTCTCGACGAGGCCAGCATCACGGCCTACCGCGGTCGCATCCACGATGCCGCGCGTGCCGCCGGCCGGAGCCCTGACGACATCAAGGTGCTCTTCGCGATCCAGCCCGTGATCGTCTCCTCGCCGGAGGAGGCCGACCGGCTGGTCGCGGCATCCGCTCATCCCGATGAGGCCGCTCTCACCCTCATCGCTCAGCGCCAGTCGAGCGATCTCGAGACCGATCTCACCGCTTTGGACCTCGACAAGCCTCTCGACGTCGGGATCTTCGGCGACCACGTCTCGCAGGGCAGCATCCGTCGCCTGATCGGTGGGCACGATGCGTCCGCTCCCCTCCGTCAGGTGCTGGCCGCGCACGCACGGCTGGGGCGCCTGTCGGACGGGTCGGGATTCGTCGGCACGGCCGCTGAGCTCGCCGACCGCATCGAGGAGCTCGGCACGTGGGGCAACGACGGTGTGCTCCTCTGGGGCGACCTGCACCCCGTCACGGTGCACCGCATGCTCGACGAGCTCGTCCCGATCCTTCGACGCCGCGGGATCCTCCGCTCCGAGTACACCGGCGGCGGTCTCGCGTCGAACCTCGCCGCGTTCTAG
- a CDS encoding TerC family protein has protein sequence MDLELPLAFEIGSLVVLTLILVADLLIILKRPHIPSTRESTLWVVFYVTLALIFAGIMWIVAGGEFAGQFVAGWLTEYSLSIDNLFVFVLIMSQFSVPRRYQQEVLMVGIIIALLLRGAFILVGSTVIENFSPIFYVFGAFLVYTAIRQAFPGDDAHDDEAKRENFIVRLIRRTVNISDDYDGAKVRTVVDGKKMFTPMIIVFVAIGVTDLLFAIDSIPAIFGITTSPFIVFTANIFALMGLRQLYFLLGDLLDRLRYLHYGIAFILAFIGVKLVLHAMHVNELPFINGGEHIEWAPEISTWVSLAVIVLSMAVATIASLIASSREKAQETPVDAAAAVADEKGTPATVEQPPAPGDTPR, from the coding sequence ATGGACCTGGAACTTCCGCTCGCTTTCGAGATCGGCTCGCTCGTCGTGCTGACGCTGATCCTCGTCGCGGACCTGCTGATCATCCTGAAACGCCCGCACATCCCGTCCACGCGCGAGTCCACCCTCTGGGTGGTGTTCTACGTCACTCTCGCGCTCATCTTCGCGGGCATCATGTGGATCGTCGCGGGTGGCGAGTTCGCCGGACAGTTCGTCGCCGGCTGGTTGACGGAATACAGTCTCTCGATCGACAACCTGTTCGTCTTCGTGCTGATCATGTCGCAGTTCTCCGTACCGCGTCGGTACCAGCAGGAGGTGCTGATGGTCGGCATCATCATCGCGCTCCTGCTGCGCGGCGCGTTCATCCTCGTCGGCTCGACCGTCATCGAGAACTTCAGCCCGATCTTCTACGTCTTCGGCGCCTTCCTCGTGTACACGGCGATCCGCCAGGCCTTCCCCGGCGACGACGCGCACGACGACGAGGCCAAGCGCGAGAACTTCATCGTGCGCCTCATCCGACGCACCGTGAACATCAGCGACGACTACGACGGCGCCAAGGTGCGCACCGTCGTGGACGGCAAGAAGATGTTCACGCCGATGATCATCGTGTTCGTCGCGATCGGCGTGACCGATCTGCTGTTCGCCATCGACTCGATCCCCGCCATCTTCGGCATCACGACGAGCCCGTTCATCGTCTTCACCGCGAACATCTTCGCCCTGATGGGGTTGCGCCAGCTCTACTTCCTGCTCGGCGATCTGCTCGACAGGCTCCGGTACCTGCACTACGGGATCGCCTTCATCCTGGCCTTCATCGGCGTGAAGCTCGTGCTGCACGCGATGCACGTGAACGAACTGCCGTTCATCAACGGCGGAGAGCACATCGAGTGGGCGCCGGAGATCTCCACGTGGGTCTCGCTCGCCGTGATCGTGCTGTCGATGGCCGTCGCCACGATCGCCAGCTTGATCGCCTCCTCGCGTGAGAAGGCGCAGGAGACGCCGGTCGATGCCGCCGCCGCGGTCGCCGACGAGAAGGGCACGCCCGCCACGGTGGAGCAGCCCCCGGCGCCCGGCGACACCCCGCGCTGA
- a CDS encoding RNA polymerase sigma factor — MIDSIDDATLMARAAGGSELAFRTLYRTHARPVYWIAHRLLGNATDAEDVTQETFVVAWRKLPTFHLEGSSALPWLATICRLQASNRLRSRTRDRARTTEVHDGIPDTVDVEKQVIDSATVEAILREVTALSPLDREIFRLCTEEGYGYQAAADHLGVAHGVVRNRLSRIRTRVRGAVTETESS; from the coding sequence ATGATCGACTCGATCGACGATGCCACGCTCATGGCGCGCGCCGCCGGCGGGTCGGAGTTGGCGTTCCGGACGCTGTACCGCACCCACGCGCGTCCGGTCTACTGGATCGCGCATCGGCTGCTCGGCAACGCGACCGACGCCGAGGACGTCACCCAGGAGACGTTCGTCGTCGCGTGGCGGAAGCTTCCGACCTTTCACCTCGAAGGGTCGTCGGCTCTTCCGTGGCTCGCGACCATCTGTCGCCTGCAGGCATCGAACCGGCTGCGGTCGCGCACCCGCGATCGGGCGCGCACGACGGAGGTGCACGACGGCATCCCCGACACAGTCGATGTCGAGAAGCAGGTGATCGACTCGGCGACCGTCGAAGCGATCCTGCGAGAAGTGACGGCGCTGAGCCCCCTCGACCGCGAGATCTTCCGGTTGTGCACCGAAGAGGGCTACGGCTACCAAGCTGCCGCCGACCATCTCGGGGTCGCGCACGGAGTGGTCCGCAATCGTCTCTCCCGCATCCGCACCCGGGTGCGCGGCGCCGTGACCGAGACGGAGAGCTCATGA
- a CDS encoding DUF4349 domain-containing protein, translating into MNTTPPTEFALPDLPDERVEAMEKLVFARIGRERKMQSDRRTVRRRWWAGAAAAAAVVVVAAVIAPYISVGTTGTSSAGSSAADAPAVVPGRSVPGTIEEGSVSLDGSAVDAAESGSAAADGAREIATTASASIVVDDVANAARAIGDDAEARGGYVETASIDSATSARESSGGASDTMVAPYPSPVDGGWISVRVPSDQLTDAVAALDALGEVTSSSIGRQDVTDQAIDLRARVAASEASVARLTELIGQAQSVADLIAAESALADRQATLDSDRQQLESLENQVSLSTLTVQLTPVTPTVTADPAGFGDGIAAGWNGLVATLNGIVVAIGFLLPWIVVVGVAAILVWGVVKLVRGARARKGAAQDRTNE; encoded by the coding sequence ATGAACACCACTCCCCCCACCGAATTCGCCCTGCCCGATCTCCCCGACGAGCGGGTCGAGGCCATGGAGAAGCTCGTCTTCGCGCGCATCGGTCGCGAGCGGAAGATGCAGTCGGACCGGCGGACGGTTCGACGCCGATGGTGGGCGGGCGCAGCGGCTGCGGCGGCCGTGGTGGTCGTCGCAGCGGTGATCGCGCCCTACATCTCGGTGGGCACCACCGGGACGAGCAGCGCGGGGTCGAGCGCCGCCGATGCCCCGGCCGTCGTCCCCGGACGCAGCGTCCCGGGCACCATCGAGGAGGGATCGGTCTCGCTCGACGGTTCGGCCGTTGACGCAGCGGAGTCGGGCTCGGCCGCCGCAGACGGCGCGCGGGAGATCGCGACGACCGCCTCGGCGAGCATCGTCGTCGACGACGTGGCGAACGCCGCCCGCGCCATCGGTGATGATGCGGAGGCACGGGGAGGCTACGTCGAGACGGCGAGCATCGACTCCGCCACGAGCGCGCGCGAGTCGTCCGGGGGCGCCTCCGACACGATGGTCGCGCCGTACCCCTCCCCCGTCGACGGCGGCTGGATCAGCGTTCGCGTGCCGTCGGATCAGCTGACGGACGCCGTAGCGGCGCTCGACGCCCTCGGCGAGGTCACCTCGTCGAGCATCGGGCGGCAGGACGTCACCGACCAGGCGATCGATCTGCGGGCGCGTGTCGCCGCATCCGAGGCCTCGGTCGCGCGCCTCACGGAACTCATCGGCCAAGCCCAGTCGGTTGCCGATCTCATCGCCGCCGAGTCGGCGCTCGCGGATCGTCAGGCGACGCTGGACTCCGATCGCCAGCAGCTGGAGTCTCTGGAGAACCAGGTGTCGCTGTCGACGCTGACGGTGCAGTTGACCCCGGTCACGCCGACAGTCACGGCCGATCCCGCCGGCTTCGGCGACGGCATCGCCGCAGGGTGGAACGGACTCGTCGCCACCCTCAACGGCATCGTGGTGGCGATCGGATTCCTGCTGCCGTGGATCGTGGTCGTCGGTGTGGCGGCGATCCTGGTCTGGGGTGTCGTGAAGCTCGTGCGCGGCGCACGCGCACGCAAGGGCGCTGCTCAGGACAGGACGAACGAGTGA